In Alkalihalobacterium alkalinitrilicum, a genomic segment contains:
- the hisH gene encoding imidazole glycerol phosphate synthase subunit HisH, with protein sequence MIGVIDYGMGNLHSVSKALERLNKDYFVSEKVEELQKADGLILPGVGSFRDAMEILQNEGLADFVVEWAKSGKPLLGICLGMQLLFEESEENGETKGLNLLPGVVRRFPGVSAEGETYKVPHMGWNQLEFHQPDHSLLKDVENGHVYFVHSYVVRTDDQSVVIASSNYDGEVPAVVGRANIMGTQFHPEKSSFIGMSILANYVKVVEGSQTNE encoded by the coding sequence ATGATCGGTGTCATTGATTATGGGATGGGGAACTTACATAGCGTAAGTAAGGCACTTGAACGCTTAAATAAAGACTATTTTGTTTCTGAAAAAGTCGAAGAACTACAAAAAGCAGACGGGCTCATTTTACCTGGTGTAGGTTCTTTCCGTGATGCGATGGAGATTTTACAGAACGAGGGACTGGCTGATTTCGTAGTGGAGTGGGCAAAGTCAGGAAAGCCACTTCTTGGAATTTGTTTAGGTATGCAGCTTTTATTTGAAGAAAGTGAAGAGAATGGGGAAACGAAGGGGTTGAACTTGTTACCTGGGGTTGTTCGCCGTTTTCCTGGTGTAAGTGCAGAAGGTGAGACGTACAAAGTGCCGCATATGGGGTGGAATCAGTTGGAGTTTCATCAACCAGACCATTCACTATTAAAAGACGTTGAAAATGGTCATGTTTATTTCGTTCACTCTTATGTTGTTCGTACAGATGATCAAAGTGTTGTGATCGCGAGTAGTAACTATGACGGAGAAGTACCTGCTGTAGTAGGACGAGCGAATATTATGGGCACTCAGTTTCATCCGGAGAAAAGTAGTTTCATTGGCATGAGCATTCTTGCTAACTATGTGAAAGTTGTAGAGGGGAGCCAAACAAATGAGTAA
- a CDS encoding ketopantoate reductase family protein has protein sequence MEIKKVSIIGLGALGILFGHHLTKKMPKGDLKIIADLERIKKYETDGVYCNGELCHFQYVTPEQSGEPADLLIFAVKFDGLKNAIKAVKNHVGERTIMISLLNGIKSEAIIGQTFGLENILYSVAQGMDAVKEGNELTYDNIGMICFGEQEPGSISDKVKSFATFFDKMEIPYEIDPNMDKRFWGKLMTNVGVNQTVAVYRSNYGEIQKEGQARETMIAAMREVIALSEKAGIHLTEADLNYWLSVLDALSPEGKPSMAQDVEAGRLSEVDLFSGTVLELGEKYGVPTPVNNELYQRIKKIESEY, from the coding sequence ATGGAAATAAAAAAAGTTTCAATTATTGGATTAGGAGCATTAGGAATTTTATTTGGCCACCATTTAACAAAGAAAATGCCAAAAGGAGACTTGAAGATCATTGCTGATCTAGAGCGGATTAAGAAATATGAAACAGACGGCGTTTATTGTAATGGTGAACTGTGTCATTTCCAATATGTAACTCCTGAACAATCGGGCGAACCAGCAGATTTACTTATTTTTGCCGTCAAATTTGATGGCTTGAAAAATGCGATAAAAGCAGTAAAAAATCATGTCGGAGAGCGAACCATCATGATATCCCTTTTAAACGGTATAAAAAGTGAAGCGATTATTGGCCAGACCTTTGGGTTGGAAAATATTCTATACAGTGTAGCCCAGGGGATGGATGCAGTTAAAGAGGGGAATGAACTTACTTACGACAATATAGGGATGATCTGTTTTGGTGAGCAGGAACCTGGAAGCATTTCAGACAAGGTCAAAAGTTTTGCTACCTTCTTTGATAAAATGGAGATTCCATATGAGATTGATCCGAATATGGATAAGAGATTTTGGGGCAAATTAATGACCAATGTCGGTGTGAATCAAACGGTTGCTGTTTACCGAAGTAATTATGGTGAAATTCAAAAAGAAGGACAAGCAAGAGAGACGATGATTGCAGCGATGAGAGAAGTTATCGCATTGTCCGAAAAAGCAGGTATCCATTTAACCGAAGCAGATTTGAACTACTGGTTAAGCGTGTTGGATGCATTAAGCCCTGAAGGAAAACCGTCAATGGCTCAGGATGTTGAAGCGGGTCGCCTTAGTGAAGTAGATTTATTTTCAGGCACCGTTTTGGAATTAGGGGAGAAATATGGTGTTCCTACGCCTGTAAACAATGAATTATATCAGCGGATTAAAAAGATAGAGAGTGAATATTAG
- a CDS encoding tetratricopeptide repeat protein has product MNYKRQPTVTFGKVVPFIQNGDYFYQKGLSFYRKNNMDRAIYYLEKAIELKQDDGVYHCQLAAILADKGEYERSNEILQMVISELDSSMYECYFFMANNYAHLGLFEKAEEMAFQYMEINEDGEFMDDSLSLLELLNFERDDESDEGKLDEEEMLIVRHANARAHIARGHYELAIDQFEKMIEDRPTLWSAHNQLAKAMFLQGQHDKALERTFNVLEEDPGNFTAYCHLANFYYELGKQEDVAKLTKVLAKVSPMNMDQRFLLAETFCKVECFEESFRQLRLLKKDQYEETIEFLHCFAVASFHCGEIERANSYWRKAARLGDKNAEKMLTEDANGLLKKENVRYN; this is encoded by the coding sequence ATGAATTATAAAAGACAACCTACAGTTACGTTCGGGAAAGTGGTTCCGTTTATTCAAAACGGTGATTATTTTTATCAAAAGGGCCTTTCATTTTATCGTAAAAACAACATGGATCGGGCCATCTATTACCTTGAGAAGGCGATCGAATTAAAACAAGATGATGGGGTTTATCATTGTCAATTAGCAGCAATTTTAGCAGATAAAGGTGAATATGAACGTTCCAATGAAATTTTACAAATGGTTATTTCTGAGTTGGATTCATCCATGTATGAATGTTACTTTTTTATGGCCAATAACTATGCTCACCTTGGACTGTTTGAAAAAGCTGAGGAAATGGCGTTTCAATATATGGAGATTAACGAAGATGGGGAATTCATGGATGATTCTTTGTCCTTATTAGAACTGTTAAACTTTGAACGAGATGATGAATCAGATGAAGGAAAGCTAGATGAAGAAGAAATGCTCATCGTTCGTCATGCAAACGCACGGGCTCATATTGCTCGTGGTCATTATGAACTTGCCATTGATCAGTTCGAAAAAATGATTGAAGATCGACCGACTTTATGGTCTGCACATAATCAGTTAGCGAAAGCCATGTTTTTACAAGGGCAGCATGACAAAGCACTTGAGCGGACGTTCAACGTATTAGAAGAGGATCCAGGAAACTTTACAGCGTACTGCCACTTAGCGAATTTTTATTATGAATTGGGAAAACAAGAAGATGTCGCTAAATTAACAAAAGTGCTAGCAAAAGTTTCTCCAATGAATATGGATCAGCGGTTTTTATTAGCGGAAACGTTTTGTAAGGTTGAATGTTTTGAAGAAAGCTTTCGACAACTCCGATTACTTAAAAAGGATCAGTATGAAGAAACGATTGAGTTTCTTCACTGTTTTGCCGTTGCGTCTTTCCATTGTGGTGAAATTGAACGGGCGAATTCCTATTGGCGAAAGGCAGCAAGGCTAGGCGATAAAAATGCAGAAAAGATGCTTACAGAAGATGCGAACGGTTTGCTAAAGAAAGAAAATGTTCGCTATAATTAA
- the hisIE gene encoding bifunctional phosphoribosyl-AMP cyclohydrolase/phosphoribosyl-ATP diphosphatase HisIE: MNKNELKFDEKGLIPAIVQDAQSKEVLTLAYMNRESLDKTIETRETWFYSRSRQELWHKGETSGNTQKVVDLRYDCDSDALVVLVEPSGPACHKGVYTCFADSLLSEEVSTNADRFSIISRLETLIAEREAEMPEGSYTTYLFDKGVDKILKKVGEEAGEVIIAAKNRDPEELKWEVADLLFHLLVLLREQKLPLDEVLSVLEERHTK, encoded by the coding sequence ATGAACAAAAATGAATTAAAATTTGACGAAAAAGGACTCATTCCTGCCATCGTTCAGGATGCACAAAGTAAAGAGGTACTTACGCTCGCCTATATGAATCGTGAGTCGTTAGATAAGACGATCGAGACGAGAGAAACGTGGTTTTACAGTCGCTCACGTCAAGAATTGTGGCATAAAGGTGAGACGTCAGGCAATACACAAAAGGTCGTCGATTTACGTTATGATTGCGACTCAGATGCGTTAGTCGTGTTAGTAGAGCCGAGTGGACCAGCTTGTCATAAAGGGGTGTACACTTGTTTTGCCGATTCACTACTCAGTGAGGAGGTTAGTACGAATGCAGATCGTTTTTCCATTATCTCACGCCTTGAAACACTGATTGCTGAGCGTGAAGCGGAAATGCCAGAAGGCTCGTATACGACCTACTTATTTGATAAAGGTGTCGATAAAATCTTAAAGAAAGTCGGCGAAGAAGCCGGTGAGGTGATTATCGCTGCGAAAAACCGCGATCCTGAAGAGTTGAAATGGGAAGTCGCTGATTTACTCTTCCACTTACTCGTCTTGTTACGCGAGCAAAAACTTCCTCTCGATGAGGTGTTATCCGTTCTTGAAGAACGTCATACGAAATAA
- the hisA gene encoding 1-(5-phosphoribosyl)-5-[(5-phosphoribosylamino)methylideneamino]imidazole-4-carboxamide isomerase, giving the protein MSKVTIYPAIDMRGGKCVRLIQGDYDQETVYGDSPFEMAKTFAEAGANWIHMVDLDGAKAKKPVNSEYVLRVAKELKVKVQIGGGIRTKEDVAFYLEQGVDRVILGSVAVNDPDFTKEMLAKYGGGKIAIGLDARDGYVATEGWLETSQVKAEELGKEMADFGAEVFIFTDISRDGMLTGPNVEACRSLANATGKEVIVSGGVSQLADLAEVKPYAQEGVRGVIIGKALYTNQFTLEQALKEVE; this is encoded by the coding sequence ATGAGTAAAGTAACCATCTATCCAGCGATTGATATGCGTGGCGGAAAATGTGTACGCCTCATTCAAGGGGATTATGACCAAGAAACGGTGTATGGAGATTCACCGTTTGAGATGGCAAAAACGTTCGCTGAAGCAGGGGCAAATTGGATTCATATGGTCGACCTCGATGGAGCGAAGGCGAAAAAGCCAGTGAACTCTGAATATGTTCTTCGTGTCGCGAAAGAGCTAAAAGTAAAAGTGCAAATCGGTGGTGGAATCCGCACGAAAGAAGATGTGGCTTTTTATTTAGAGCAAGGCGTCGATCGTGTCATTCTTGGAAGTGTGGCGGTGAACGATCCTGACTTCACAAAAGAAATGCTTGCCAAGTACGGCGGAGGAAAAATTGCGATCGGCCTTGATGCGCGTGATGGTTATGTCGCAACAGAAGGCTGGCTTGAAACGTCGCAAGTTAAAGCAGAAGAACTCGGAAAAGAAATGGCTGATTTCGGCGCAGAAGTGTTTATTTTTACTGATATTTCTCGAGATGGAATGTTAACAGGTCCGAACGTGGAAGCGTGTCGATCACTCGCCAATGCGACAGGAAAAGAAGTGATTGTTTCGGGTGGCGTTAGTCAATTAGCTGACCTTGCTGAAGTGAAGCCTTATGCTCAAGAAGGTGTTCGTGGTGTGATTATCGGAAAAGCGTTGTATACGAACCAATTCACGCTAGAGCAAGCTTTGAAAGAGGTGGAATAA
- the hisF gene encoding imidazole glycerol phosphate synthase subunit HisF: protein MLTKRIIPCLDVKEGRVVKGVQFVNLRDAGDPVELAAFYDEQGADELVFLDISASHEGRETMVEVVEEVAGKLAIPFTVGGGINSLADMKRVLRAGADKVSLNTAAVNRPELITEGADYFGSQCIVVAIDAKYDEELSSWRVYTHGGRTPTDWEVVEWAQEAVRRGAGEILLTSMDQDGEKTGFDLPLTKAVNAVVTVPVIASGGAGAKECFYDVFTETKCDAALAASIFHYKETSVAEVKSLLKEKGVPMR, encoded by the coding sequence ATGTTAACCAAACGAATTATTCCATGTTTGGACGTCAAAGAGGGTCGGGTTGTTAAAGGGGTTCAGTTTGTGAATTTACGGGATGCTGGAGACCCTGTAGAGTTGGCTGCTTTTTATGATGAGCAAGGAGCCGACGAATTAGTATTTCTTGATATTTCTGCTTCTCATGAGGGAAGAGAAACGATGGTCGAAGTGGTGGAAGAAGTTGCTGGAAAGCTTGCGATTCCGTTTACTGTTGGCGGTGGAATTAACTCGTTAGCAGATATGAAACGCGTGTTGCGCGCGGGTGCTGATAAAGTCTCTTTAAATACAGCGGCAGTCAATCGTCCTGAACTCATTACAGAAGGTGCAGATTATTTCGGGTCTCAGTGCATTGTCGTCGCGATTGATGCGAAATATGATGAAGAGCTCAGTTCATGGCGTGTTTATACACATGGTGGTCGAACGCCTACAGACTGGGAAGTGGTTGAGTGGGCGCAAGAAGCGGTTCGTCGTGGAGCTGGCGAAATTTTGCTGACGAGTATGGACCAAGACGGTGAAAAAACAGGCTTTGATCTTCCGCTAACAAAGGCAGTCAATGCTGTAGTAACCGTGCCTGTCATTGCCTCAGGAGGAGCAGGTGCCAAAGAATGTTTCTACGATGTTTTTACGGAAACGAAATGTGATGCTGCGTTAGCTGCTTCCATTTTCCACTATAAAGAAACGTCTGTAGCTGAAGTAAAATCGCTACTTAAAGAGAAGGGAGTCCCCATGCGATGA